A genomic stretch from Candidatus Fusobacterium pullicola includes:
- a CDS encoding transposase: LNIVSDRLSSYTIPTKVVFNESKHIKVQSWYDDITNNLIESFFKRFKHKYKTCHGFKSEASVQALLQGFFFFYNYIIPHSSLNGETPARLVGVSYSELQRSNLLLF, encoded by the coding sequence ATTAAATATTGTCTCAGATAGACTTTCTAGCTATACAATACCAACTAAAGTTGTTTTTAATGAATCTAAACATATCAAGGTTCAATCATGGTATGATGATATTACGAATAATTTAATAGAAAGTTTCTTTAAAAGATTTAAACATAAGTATAAAACTTGTCATGGCTTTAAATCTGAAGCATCAGTTCAAGCGCTTTTACAAGGTTTCTTTTTCTTTTATAACTATATTATTCCACATAGTAGTTTAAACGGAGAAACACCTGCAAGATTAGTTGGAGTGTCATACTCAGAACTTCAAAGAAGTAACTTATTATTATTTTAA
- a CDS encoding AEC family transporter has protein sequence MDISRILNLQCILFILIAIGTITSKRGIIKPENKGVLTDLLIYIFLPANIISSFNMKFNLEIFIKFLLVLHFACLAQVICLFYSKKLYNNVEERKKKVLQYATVCSNAAFLGLPIIESIYGVEGVMYASVAMIPQRIVIWSAGISCFTRAESPMKVFKRVALHPCIIAVYIGLIYMVLPIKFPTPIEYTIKTIGNCTLSVSMILIGTMLGEIDNLSSIFSWLLVKYTMIRLFLIPLSALVVCYIFGLDYMSTGIVVLLSGMPAGSTTAILAAKFDGDYIFASKVVVFSTVMSVISISIWSLFLPYLF, from the coding sequence GTGGATATTAGCAGAATTTTGAATTTACAGTGTATATTATTTATACTAATAGCAATAGGAACTATTACAAGTAAACGTGGAATAATTAAACCAGAAAATAAAGGTGTATTAACAGATTTATTAATCTATATTTTTTTACCAGCCAATATTATAAGTTCATTTAATATGAAATTTAATTTAGAAATATTTATAAAATTTTTACTTGTACTTCATTTTGCTTGTTTAGCTCAAGTAATATGTCTATTTTATAGTAAGAAACTATATAATAATGTAGAGGAAAGAAAGAAAAAAGTTTTACAATATGCTACTGTTTGTTCAAATGCTGCTTTTTTAGGATTACCAATAATAGAGAGCATATATGGAGTAGAGGGTGTAATGTATGCGTCTGTAGCTATGATACCTCAAAGAATAGTTATTTGGTCAGCTGGAATATCTTGTTTTACTAGGGCAGAGAGCCCAATGAAAGTTTTTAAAAGAGTTGCCTTACATCCATGTATTATAGCTGTGTATATAGGATTGATATATATGGTTTTACCTATAAAATTTCCAACTCCTATTGAGTATACTATAAAGACTATTGGAAATTGTACTTTAAGTGTATCGATGATATTGATAGGAACTATGTTAGGAGAGATCGATAATTTAAGTTCAATTTTTTCTTGGTTATTAGTAAAATATACAATGATTAGACTATTTCTTATTCCTTTAAGTGCTTTAGTAGTTTGCTATATATTTGGTTTGGATTATATGAGTACAGGAATAGTTGTGTTATTAAGTGGAATGCCAGCAGGAAGTACAACGGCTATACTTGCTGCAAAATTTGATGGTGATTATATTTTTGCTAGTAAAGTAGTTGTTTTCAGTACTGTTATGTCAGTTATATCAATATCTATATGGAGTCTATTTCTACCATATCTGTTTTAA